The DNA region GGCCATGCCACGGATGAGCCTGGTGCGGCGGCGGCCGCGACCGACGGCGAACGCACGATCCTGGGGCGCAAACCCCACGCGGATGGGCCATTTCCGGCACACTTGCCGGCCGCCCGCGCATCGACGGGCGCGTCCCCCGCCCCGCAGTGCCGCAAGCGTCCATCCGATTCCGCCGCATCCTCCTTCGCAACGTCGCGCTGCCGCTCGGCCTCGGCGTCTTCAGTGCCGCCGTCTTCATCGGCCTGATCCTCTACCTGATGAGCGCCATGCGCTGGGTCGAGCATTCCGACCTGGTGCTGGCGCGCAGCTATGCCCTGCAGAAGCTCGACCTCGAGCTCGAGTCGGCGGTGCGCGGCTTCCAGCTCGCCGGCGACGAGCGCTTCCTGGAGAACTTCGACCGCACCCGGATCGAGCTCACGGCCGAGGTCGCGCAGCTGCGCGAGCTGGTGGCCGACAACCCCGAGCAGGTGCGCCGGCTCGAGCGCATCCAGGGCCTGCAGCAGCAATGGGCCGCCGGGGCGGCCGAGCGCATCGCGCTGCGCCGCGCCGACTCCCAGGCCAGCCTGGTCGCGCAGGCGAACCTGGGCAGGCAGCTCAAGGACGGGGTGCGCGACCTGTTCGACGAGATCGCGGCCACCGAGGAGCGCCTGCGCGCGGAACGCACCGCGACCGTCAACAGCACCACCATCACCTCCGTCACCGCCTTCGTCTTGCTGATGCTGGCGGTGGGCGCCACCCTGGCCTGGCGCGGCCGTGAAGACCTGCTCGGCCTGTCGCAGAGCTACGAGGCGGCTCGGGCCGAACAGCAGCGCCAGTCGGACGCGCTGCAGGCGCATGCCTGGCTGCACGAGAACCAGAGCCGGCTGTCGGAGCGGCTGGCCCGCGAACAGGAGCTCACGGCCGTCGGCCATGCCGGGCTGGAGGCACTGGGCGAGTCGCTCGGGATGGCGGTGGCCGCGGTCTACACCGCGGAGGCGGAGGGCGGCTTCGTGCGCCGCGCGACCTGGGGCTGGCCGGCCGGCGAGGACGACGGCAACGCCCAGGTGCCGGCCGGGCGCACCCTGCTGGCGGAAGCGGCGGCCCAGCGCCGCCAGATCGCGCTCGACGACGTTCCCGCGGACTACCTGCAGGTCGCCTCGTCGCTGGGCTCGAGCACCGCGCGCTCGGTGCTCATCTCCCCGGTGCTGCACGAGGGCCGCCTGGTCGGCGTGCTGGAGCTGGGCTTCCTGCGGCCGCTGCAGTCGCGCGACCGCGACCTCACCGCCGCCGCCGGCGAGATCTTCGGCGGCGCCATGGCGGCCGCCCGCTACCGCGAGCGGCTGCAGGACGCGCTGGAAGAGACCCAGCAGCTCAACGAGGAGTTGCAGGTGCAGCAGGAGGAACTGCGCACCGCCAACGAGGAGCTCGAGGAGCAGTCGCGGGCGCTGAAGGAATCGCAGGCCCACCTGGAGAGCCAGCAGGCCGAGCTGGAGCAGACCAACGTGCAGCTGTCCGAGCAGGCCGACCGCCTCGAGCAGCAGCGCGACGCGCTGCGGGGTGCGCAGCAGGCGCTGGAGGAGCGCGCGCTCGAACTGCAGCGCGCCAGCCGCTACAAGTCGGAGTTCCTGGCCAACATGTCGCACGAGCTGCGCACGCCGCTGAACAGCTCGCTCATCCTGGCCAAGCTGCTGGCCGACAACCCCGAGGGCAACCTGAATGAGGAGCAGGTGCGCTTCGCGCAGTCCATCCACGGCGCCGGCGCCGACCTGCTGAACCTCATCAACGACATCCTGGACATCGCCAAGGTCGAGGCGGGCAAGCTGGAAGTGCGGCCCGAGCCGACGCCGGTGGGCGCGCTGGCCGAGGGCCTGAAGGCCATGTTCCTGCCGCTGGCCACCCGCAAGGGCCTGGCGCTGGAACTGCACGTCGCGCCCGACGTGCCGAAGGCGCTGACGACCGACCGCCAGCGGCTGGAGCAGATCCTGCGCAACCTGGTGGGCAACGCGGTGAAATTCACCGAAACCGGCCGGGTGGCGCTGCACGTCACGCGCCACGGCACCGACGCCATCGCCTTCGAAGTGCGCGACAGCGGCATCGGCATCGAGCCGTCGCAGCAGGAGCTGATCTTCGAAGCCTTCCGGCAGGCCGACGGCACGGTGAGCCGGCGCTTCGGGGGCACGGGCCTGGGCCTGTCGATCTCGCGCGACCTGGCCCGCCTGCTGGGCGGCAGCATCACCCTTACCAGTTCGCCCGGCGTGGGCAGCACCTTCACGCTGGTGCTGCCGCTGGAGTACCAGGCGGGCGCCGCCGCCCCGGCGCCGGCGACGACGTCCGCCCCGGTCGCGCGCCTGCCGGCACCCACGGTGCCTCCGGCGGCGGCAGCGGCGCGCGGGCCCGCGTTCGAGGACGACCGCACGGCGCCAGCGGAGGGCCGGCGCACCGTGCTGGTGGTGGAGGACGACGAGCCCTTCGCCCGCATCCTGTTCGACCTGGCGCACGAGCTCGGCTACCGCTGCCTGGTCGCCCACCAGGCCGACGAGGGCGTCGAACTGGCCCTCGCCCATGCGCCCGACGCCGTGCTGCTGGACATGCGCCTGCCCGACGACTCGGGCTTGTCGGTGCTGCAGCGCCTGAAGGAGAACGCGGGCACCCGCCACGTGCCGGTGCACGTGATCTCGGTCGAGGACCGGTCCGAGACCGCCCTGCACCTGGGCGCGATCGGCTACGCGCTCAAGCCCGCCACGCGCGAGCAGCTGCAGGAGGTGTTCTCGCGCCTGGAATCCAAGCTGAGCCAGAAGGTCAAGCGGGTGCTGGTGGTCGAGGACGACCCGCGCCAGCGCGACAGCATCGTGCAGCTGATCGGCGGCGGCGACGTCGAGATCGTGCCGGTGTCCGAGGGCGGGCAGGCGCTGCAGGCGCTGGCCGGCTCGGTGTTCGACGTCATGGTGATCGACCTGAAGCTGCCCGACATGACGGGCCAGGAGCTGCTGCGGCGCATGGCCTCGGGCGAGAGCCGCTCGTTCCCGCCGGTCA from Ramlibacter pinisoli includes:
- a CDS encoding response regulator, encoding MPQASIRFRRILLRNVALPLGLGVFSAAVFIGLILYLMSAMRWVEHSDLVLARSYALQKLDLELESAVRGFQLAGDERFLENFDRTRIELTAEVAQLRELVADNPEQVRRLERIQGLQQQWAAGAAERIALRRADSQASLVAQANLGRQLKDGVRDLFDEIAATEERLRAERTATVNSTTITSVTAFVLLMLAVGATLAWRGREDLLGLSQSYEAARAEQQRQSDALQAHAWLHENQSRLSERLAREQELTAVGHAGLEALGESLGMAVAAVYTAEAEGGFVRRATWGWPAGEDDGNAQVPAGRTLLAEAAAQRRQIALDDVPADYLQVASSLGSSTARSVLISPVLHEGRLVGVLELGFLRPLQSRDRDLTAAAGEIFGGAMAAARYRERLQDALEETQQLNEELQVQQEELRTANEELEEQSRALKESQAHLESQQAELEQTNVQLSEQADRLEQQRDALRGAQQALEERALELQRASRYKSEFLANMSHELRTPLNSSLILAKLLADNPEGNLNEEQVRFAQSIHGAGADLLNLINDILDIAKVEAGKLEVRPEPTPVGALAEGLKAMFLPLATRKGLALELHVAPDVPKALTTDRQRLEQILRNLVGNAVKFTETGRVALHVTRHGTDAIAFEVRDSGIGIEPSQQELIFEAFRQADGTVSRRFGGTGLGLSISRDLARLLGGSITLTSSPGVGSTFTLVLPLEYQAGAAAPAPATTSAPVARLPAPTVPPAAAAARGPAFEDDRTAPAEGRRTVLVVEDDEPFARILFDLAHELGYRCLVAHQADEGVELALAHAPDAVLLDMRLPDDSGLSVLQRLKENAGTRHVPVHVISVEDRSETALHLGAIGYALKPATREQLQEVFSRLESKLSQKVKRVLVVEDDPRQRDSIVQLIGGGDVEIVPVSEGGQALQALAGSVFDVMVIDLKLPDMTGQELLRRMASGESRSFPPVIVYTGRNLTRDEEAELLRYSRSIIIKGARSPERLLDEVTLFLHQVETQLSTERQKMLRAARNRDKAFEGRRILVVDDDMRNIFALTSALEQKGAGVEVARNGLEALDKLRRAPADIDLVLMDIMMPEMDGYAATREIRRDPRWQKLPIIAVTAKAMKEDQQRCLEAGANDYLAKPIELERLFSLMRVWIPKMERI